A region of Apus apus isolate bApuApu2 chromosome 14, bApuApu2.pri.cur, whole genome shotgun sequence DNA encodes the following proteins:
- the ZP2 gene encoding zona pellucida sperm-binding protein 2, with protein sequence MSYQAQEKFCCDARRLHLNKRQVQALSPPGSRKAAPVWSLRQVLYNPALAAKEQACGGSEKVGLFVEQQCLSTSRMWLLLLFGFLLSLAPYADGLGDKDLLESVTCHKDGMEVEFSGELGNYSWHVCVVDASGEEMVSCDHNVDYERLLLRVLFVNCTSLEAGQHQLRLRMIVNDTMGEEKNVTYRTHCSTVNADEIITPSFAGTTNCTKDFMAVTFPGLILSFTDEHTVPATLTWTLSIDDGIRTHQLSLAEAMQQGYNFVADGHNLVFQVAFTATGVVSYKHNVNMLYTVALKLIYGPPEHRLTVESRMICAPGPAVCNATHMTVAIPAFPGTLMAVGVENKTIPMDQLEENGMAVDRRRGVKLHISRGVLKSRLHGERCLGLQSYMSSLKLTFRFHGETVAMVMHPECPCNQHAPIAAVCTQDGYMDFEVLADSTTPLLDLDTLRLRDPLCRPAFKSSLNDRVWFHVPLNGCGTRYWFDGEKIVYENEVRALWTDLPLRRISRDSELRLTVLCSFSSSDASLSIRVDNHPPLASSVNQGSLSLVLLSYPEASYRQPYRDDQYPLVRYLRQPIFLEVQVLNRNDPNLHLVLDDCWATASEKPSSLPQWNIVVDGCEYDLDSYRTVFHPVGHGVSYANYRQRLEVKTFAFASGDKALPGLVYFHCSVLICNHFQPDSPLCVTRCPRSSRSKRESGMPGVNSAVVSLWGPVLLVPEGWSANQGSTLLSKEAWTGITMTVVGILSLVTIMLLFLAFLKCLKRKAFLVNVA encoded by the exons AACCCTGCCCTAGCAGCCAAAGAGCAAGCTTGTGGTGGCAGTGAGAAGGTGGGGCTGTTTGTGGAGCAGCAGTGCTTGAGCACCTCAAGGATGTG GTTGCTGctcctgtttggttttttgttgtccTTAGCCCCTTATGCTGATGGCCTGGGGGATAAGGATCTCTTGG agagTGTGACCTGTCATAAGGATGGGATGGAAGTTGAGTTTTCAGGAGAGCTTGGTAACTACTCCTGGCATGTGTGTGTTGTGG ATGCAAGTGGTGAAGAGATGGTGTCCTGTGACCACAATGTGGATTATGAGAGGTTGTTGCTCCGTGTCCTGTTTGTCAACTGCACCAGCCTGGAG GCTGGTCAGCACCAACTAAGGTTGAGGATGATAGTGAATGACACAATGGGAGAGGAGAAGAATGTAACCTACAGAACTCACTGCAGTACTGTTAATGCAGATGAGATCATTACTCCTTCATTTGCTGGAACAACAAACTGTACAAAAGACTTCATGGCA GTTACTTTTCCAGGACTCATTCTGAGCTTCACTGATGAACATACG GTTCCGGCAACTCTGACCTGGACTCTGTCAATTGATGATGGAATCAGAACACATCAGCTGAGCCTTGCAGAAGCCATGCAGCAGGGGTATAACTTTGTAGCTGATGGCCACAACCTGGTCTTTCAGGTGGCCTTTACTGCCACTGGAGTTGTTTCTTACAAG CACAATGTTAACATGCTCTACACTGTGGCACTCAAGCTCATATATGGCCCTCCTGAACACAGACTGACTGTGGAGTCAAGAATGATTTGTGCACCAG GTCCAGCCGTCTGTAATGCAACACACATGACTGTTGCCATCCCAGCCTTCCCAGGCACCCTTATGGCTGTTGGTGTAGAGAATAAGACTATCCCTATGGACCAGCTTGAGGAAAATGGAATGGCTGTGGACAGAAGGAGAGGGGTCAAGCTGCATATTAGCAGGGGAGTCCTGAAGTCTAGG CTACATGGAGAGAGATGCTTAGGGCTTCAGTCCTACATGTCCTCTCTGAAACTGACTTTTCGCTTCCATGGGGAGACTGTCGCAATGGTGATGCATCCAGAGTGCCCCTGTAACCAGCATGCACCAATAG CTGCTGTATGCACCCAGGATGGGTACATGGATTTTGAGGTCCTGGCAGACAGTACTACACCTCTGCTAGACTTGGATACACTGAGGCTCAGAGATCCTTTGTGCCGACCGGCCTTTAAGTCATCTTTGAATGACAGGGTTTGGTTTCATGTTCCATTGAATGGATGTGGGACCAGGTATTGG TTTGATGGAGAGAAGATTGTTTATGAGAATGAGGTAAGGGCACTATGGACGGACCTTCCATTGCGCAGGATCTCAAGAGACAGTGAACTCAG GCTAACAGTCCTGTGCTCCTTCAGCAGTAGTGATGCCTCCCTCAGTATAAGGGTAGACAACCATCCTCCTCTGGCTTCTTCAGTGAACCAAGGTTCCCTCTCCTTAGTCCTTCTAAGCTACCCAG aggCCTCATACAGGCAGCCATACCGTGATGATCAGTACCCATTAGTAAGGTACCTACGACAGCCCATCTTCCTGGAAGTTCAGGTCCTGAATCGCAATGATCCTAATCTCCACTTGGTATTGGATGACTGTTGGGCAACAGCTTCAGAAAAGCCAAGCTCACTTCCCCAGTGGAATATTGTTGTTGATGG GTGTGAATATGACCTGGACAGCTACAGGACTGTGTTTCACCCTGTAGGGCACGGTGTCAGCTATGCTAACTATCGCCAAAGGCTGGAAGTGAAGACTTTTGCCTTTGCCTCTGGTGACAAAGCCCTCCCTGGCCTA GTGTACTTCCACTGCAGTGTCCTGATCTGTAACCATTTTCAACCAGACTCCCCTCTATGTGTGACAAGGTGTCCTAGGTCATCTAGAAGCAAGCGAG AGAGTGGGATGCCAGGTGTGAACTCTGCAGTGGTGAGCCTGTGGGGTCCTGTCCTCCTTGTGCCAGAGGGATGGTCTGCAAACCAAG GGAGCACTCTCCTGAGCAAGGAAGCATGGACTGGCATTACAATGACTGTTGTTGGTAttctctctctggtgaccaTAATGCTACTATTTCTGGCTTTTCTTAAATGCCTGAAGAGAAAAGCATTCCTGGTAAATGTG GCATGA
- the LOC127390526 gene encoding LOW QUALITY PROTEIN: melanin-concentrating hormone receptor 1-like (The sequence of the model RefSeq protein was modified relative to this genomic sequence to represent the inferred CDS: substituted 2 bases at 2 genomic stop codons) codes for MDFKNNHTASFNSCIPNSSKAVQNFSTWXVQXTGDPSRTSYSSFIMPTLFGIICLLGIIGNSLVICTVLKKSAPSSSVPDIFIISLSMVDLLFLLGMPFLIHQLLGNGAWRFGETMCTIITALDANSQFTSTYILTAMSIDRYLAIVYPFTSTRFRKRPVAILVICVLWALSFLSITPVWMYAQLIPLPGGLLGCGIHLPDPQRDMYWYTLYQFFLVFAIPFVLITVAYRRILIKMAKSSEALMSQRSTRARTKKLTRTAIAICMAFFICWAPFHILQLAQLTMTCPTLPFHYAYNVAISLGYANSCLNPFIYILLGQNFQRRLGVPVGPAAAGQASPHRSKSIRGDATESGQPLLHLVSVSGR; via the exons atggattttaaaaacaatcacACCGCGAGCTTTAACAGCTGCATCCCCAACAGCTCCAAGGCTGTTCAAAACTTCTCTACCTGGTAAGTGCAATAAACAG GTGACCCCAGCAGGACAAGCTATAGCAGTTTCATCATGCCCACCCTGTTTGGCATTATCTGCCTGTTGGGCATTATTGGTAACAGCCTGGTTATCTGCACAGTCTTAAAGAAATCTGCTCCTAGCAGTAGTGTCCCAGATATCTTCATCATCAGCCTCTCCATGGTGgacctgctcttcctcctgggCATGCCCTTCCTCATCCATCAGCTGCTGGGGAATGGAGCATGGCGTTTTGGGGAGACAATGTGCACAATCATCACTGCCCTGGATGCCAACAGCCAGTTCACCAGCACCTACATCCTCACTGCTATGTCCATCGACCGCTACCTGGCCATCGTCTACCCCTTCACCTCCACCCGCTTCAGGAAGCGCCCTGTGGCCATCCTTGTCATCTGTGTACTCTGGgccctttccttcctcagcaTTACACCTGTCTGGATGTATGCTCAGCTCATCCCTTTGCCTGGAGGTCTACTAGGCTGTGGGATTCATCTGCCAGATCCCCAGAGGGACATGTATTGGTACACACTGTACCAGTTCTTCCTGGTCTTTGCCATCCCTTTTGTCCTCATCACGGTGGCCTACAGGAGGATCCTGATCAAGATGGCCAAGTCCTCAGAAGCACTGATGAGCCAAAGAAGCACCAGGGCACGAACAAAAAAACTGACTCGTACAGCAATTGCAATCTGCATGGCCTTCTTCATCTGCTGGGCACCCTTCCACATCCTGCAGCTGGCCCAGCTCACCATGACTTGCCCCACTCTGCCTTTCCACTATGCCTACAACGTGGCTATCAGCCTGGGTTATGCCAACAGTTGTCTAAACCCCTTCATCTACATCTTGCTGGGCCAAAATTTCCAGAGGCGGCTTGGGGTCCCTGTagggccagcagctgcaggtcagGCTTCCCCACACAGGAGCAAAAGCATTCGGGGTGATGCAACTGAGTCGGGGCAGCCACTACTGCATTTGGTGTCTGTCTCTGGCAGGTAG
- the LDAF1 gene encoding lipid droplet assembly factor 1 isoform X2, whose amino-acid sequence MRLFILLLLDGLSENWLLRRLGIAAEDFTMSKEMQELQKQWRSVVQSIHSNSNVVAFMNSRVGQYLDDHPFVALSLLMFFAVSAIPVAFFLIFVVTTAIMACVGVIVMEGFLIATGGIALLCVLCGLGALSLGVSGVLSVCYIVLSTLVNYWCASRGQIKKQEVNGNLSQKSVPVLDLSANTVKNE is encoded by the exons ATGCGTCTTTTTATTCTCCTCCTG TTGGATGGCTTGAGTGAGAATTGGTTGTTGAGAAGACTCGGGATCGCGGCTGAGGATTTCACCATGTCTAAAGAGAtgcaagagctgcagaagcagtggCGCTCGGTGGTGCAGTCCATCCACAGCAACTCAAAT GTTGTTGCATTTATGAATTCTCGTGTTGGCCAGTATTTAGATGACCATCCTTTTGTTGCCTTATCACTCCTGAtgttttttgcagtttctgctattcctgttgcatttttcctgatttttgttGTTACAACAGCCATAATGGCCTGTGTCGGTGTGATAGTTATGGAAG gTTTTTTAATAGCCACAGGTGGCATAGCCCTCCTTTGTGTGCTGTGTGGCCTGGGTGCACTTTCACTGGGAGTTTCTGGAGTACTGAGTGTTTGTTACATTGTTCTTTCAACTCTGGTCAACTACTGGTGTGCTTCAAG GGGTCAGATAAAGAAGCAAGAAGTTAATGGAAATTTGTCACAGAAGAGTGTGCCTGTCTTGGATCTTTCTGCCAATACTGTAAAGAACGAATAA
- the LDAF1 gene encoding lipid droplet assembly factor 1 isoform X3, protein MSKEMQELQKQWRSVVQSIHSNSNVVAFMNSRVGQYLDDHPFVALSLLMFFAVSAIPVAFFLIFVVTTAIMACVGVIVMEGFLIATGGIALLCVLCGLGALSLGVSGVLSVCYIVLSTLVNYWCASRGQIKKQEVNGNLSQKSVPVLDLSANTVKNE, encoded by the exons ATGTCTAAAGAGAtgcaagagctgcagaagcagtggCGCTCGGTGGTGCAGTCCATCCACAGCAACTCAAAT GTTGTTGCATTTATGAATTCTCGTGTTGGCCAGTATTTAGATGACCATCCTTTTGTTGCCTTATCACTCCTGAtgttttttgcagtttctgctattcctgttgcatttttcctgatttttgttGTTACAACAGCCATAATGGCCTGTGTCGGTGTGATAGTTATGGAAG gTTTTTTAATAGCCACAGGTGGCATAGCCCTCCTTTGTGTGCTGTGTGGCCTGGGTGCACTTTCACTGGGAGTTTCTGGAGTACTGAGTGTTTGTTACATTGTTCTTTCAACTCTGGTCAACTACTGGTGTGCTTCAAG GGGTCAGATAAAGAAGCAAGAAGTTAATGGAAATTTGTCACAGAAGAGTGTGCCTGTCTTGGATCTTTCTGCCAATACTGTAAAGAACGAATAA
- the LDAF1 gene encoding lipid droplet assembly factor 1 isoform X1, with protein MKMLWQGPCLRAEPNSEAGTGTVWIYRQENASFYSPPGKLDGLSENWLLRRLGIAAEDFTMSKEMQELQKQWRSVVQSIHSNSNVVAFMNSRVGQYLDDHPFVALSLLMFFAVSAIPVAFFLIFVVTTAIMACVGVIVMEGFLIATGGIALLCVLCGLGALSLGVSGVLSVCYIVLSTLVNYWCASRGQIKKQEVNGNLSQKSVPVLDLSANTVKNE; from the exons ATGAAAATGCTGTGGCAGGGACCATGTCTGCGGGCTGAGCCAAACAGCGAGGCTGGCACGGGGACAGTTTGGATTTACCGTCAGGAAAATGCGTCTTTTTATTCTCCTCCTG GAAAGTTGGATGGCTTGAGTGAGAATTGGTTGTTGAGAAGACTCGGGATCGCGGCTGAGGATTTCACCATGTCTAAAGAGAtgcaagagctgcagaagcagtggCGCTCGGTGGTGCAGTCCATCCACAGCAACTCAAAT GTTGTTGCATTTATGAATTCTCGTGTTGGCCAGTATTTAGATGACCATCCTTTTGTTGCCTTATCACTCCTGAtgttttttgcagtttctgctattcctgttgcatttttcctgatttttgttGTTACAACAGCCATAATGGCCTGTGTCGGTGTGATAGTTATGGAAG gTTTTTTAATAGCCACAGGTGGCATAGCCCTCCTTTGTGTGCTGTGTGGCCTGGGTGCACTTTCACTGGGAGTTTCTGGAGTACTGAGTGTTTGTTACATTGTTCTTTCAACTCTGGTCAACTACTGGTGTGCTTCAAG GGGTCAGATAAAGAAGCAAGAAGTTAATGGAAATTTGTCACAGAAGAGTGTGCCTGTCTTGGATCTTTCTGCCAATACTGTAAAGAACGAATAA